The following are encoded in a window of Lacinutrix sp. WUR7 genomic DNA:
- the mtgA gene encoding monofunctional biosynthetic peptidoglycan transglycosylase, translating to MAKPKKKQPENLLQRLFRFVIKCIFWLVVFSVVLVFLYKKVPVPATPLMLIRSVEQYQEGKDIVWKHDWVAMDHISKNVQIAVLCSEDQNFLNHTGFDYKAIEKAFQHNKKGKRIKGGSTISQQTAKNVFLWPERSWLRKGLETYFTFLIEKIWSKERILEVYLNSIEMGNGIYGVEAASQYWFKKSASRLSQQEAAAIAAILPNPRRYKANPPTSYINSRKRWIVKQMVYFGTLDFKSNE from the coding sequence ATGGCTAAACCAAAAAAGAAGCAACCAGAGAATCTGTTGCAAAGACTTTTCCGATTTGTTATAAAATGTATCTTTTGGTTGGTAGTGTTTTCTGTAGTTCTCGTTTTCTTATATAAAAAGGTTCCAGTTCCCGCTACGCCATTAATGCTAATTAGAAGTGTAGAACAATATCAAGAAGGTAAAGATATTGTTTGGAAACACGATTGGGTTGCTATGGATCATATTTCAAAAAATGTACAAATTGCGGTCCTTTGTAGCGAAGATCAAAATTTTTTAAACCATACTGGTTTTGATTATAAAGCTATTGAAAAAGCTTTTCAGCATAATAAAAAAGGAAAACGAATTAAAGGAGGAAGTACGATAAGCCAACAAACTGCAAAAAATGTTTTTCTTTGGCCAGAACGCAGTTGGTTACGCAAAGGTTTAGAAACCTATTTCACCTTTTTAATAGAAAAAATTTGGAGCAAAGAGCGGATTTTAGAAGTGTATTTAAATAGCATAGAAATGGGAAATGGTATTTATGGTGTAGAAGCCGCTTCGCAATATTGGTTTAAAAAATCGGCTTCCAGATTATCACAACAAGAAGCAGCTGCCATTGCTGCTATTTTACCAAATCCGAGAAGGTATAAAGCAAATCCACCAACAAGCTACATAAATTCTAGAAAAAGGTGGATTGTAAAACAAATGGTTTATTTTGGAACCTTAGATTTTAAGAGCAATGAGTAG
- a CDS encoding FAD-binding oxidoreductase, whose amino-acid sequence MNLSYWEIKTWLSNIDYTIVGSGIVGLNCALQLKEKFPKANILILEKGTLPQGASTKNAGFSCFGSLSEILDDLNTHTEQEVIELVKKRVHGLQLLRNTLGDKIIDYQQLGGYELFTKQDSDLFQECLSKKEDINNLLKPVFNAAVFSLKENIFRFKNIEENYIFNQFEGQIDTGKMMDALLQKALSKGIKILNNVSVTNFSEDANGVKIETNSFSFSSSKLLIATNGFASQLNILEVKPARAQVLITKPIKNLHIKGTFHLDKGYYYFRNIDDRVLFGGGRNLDFKTEETTELHQTAIIQNKLEELLKSTILPETPFEIDHRWSGIMGVGTQKKAIVKQLSTNVFCGVRLGGMGIAIGSLVGKELADLV is encoded by the coding sequence ATGAACTTATCCTATTGGGAAATAAAAACATGGCTCAGTAACATAGACTATACTATTGTTGGTAGTGGTATTGTCGGACTTAATTGCGCCTTGCAACTAAAAGAAAAATTTCCAAAAGCCAATATTCTTATTCTAGAAAAAGGAACCTTACCACAAGGAGCAAGTACCAAAAACGCAGGGTTTTCCTGTTTTGGTAGCCTAAGCGAAATTCTAGACGATTTAAACACGCATACAGAACAAGAAGTTATAGAGCTTGTGAAAAAACGCGTACATGGCTTACAGCTTTTAAGAAACACGTTAGGAGACAAAATAATTGACTACCAACAGTTAGGAGGTTATGAATTGTTTACCAAACAGGATTCCGATTTGTTTCAAGAATGTCTTTCTAAAAAGGAAGATATAAATAATCTGCTAAAACCTGTTTTTAATGCAGCCGTTTTTAGTTTAAAAGAAAACATATTCCGCTTTAAAAATATTGAAGAAAATTATATTTTCAACCAGTTTGAAGGACAAATAGATACTGGTAAAATGATGGATGCATTGCTTCAAAAAGCACTTTCTAAAGGCATTAAAATTTTAAATAATGTGTCGGTTACTAATTTTTCAGAAGATGCAAATGGGGTAAAAATAGAAACCAATTCGTTTTCCTTTTCCTCTTCTAAATTATTAATAGCAACCAATGGCTTTGCTTCGCAATTAAATATTCTAGAAGTAAAACCAGCAAGAGCACAAGTTTTAATTACCAAACCAATAAAAAACCTACACATAAAAGGCACCTTTCATTTAGATAAAGGCTATTATTATTTTAGAAATATTGACGATAGAGTTTTATTTGGCGGCGGAAGAAATCTAGATTTTAAAACCGAAGAAACTACCGAATTACACCAAACAGCAATCATTCAAAACAAACTAGAGGAACTTTTAAAAAGCACTATTTTACCAGAAACTCCTTTTGAAATTGACCATCGATGGAGTGGTATTATGGGCGTTGGTACTCAGAAAAAAGCAATAGTAAAACAACTAAGTACTAATGTGTTTTGCGGTGTAAGACTTGGAGGAATGGGCATTGCAATTGGTAGTTTGGTGGGTAAAGAATTAGCGGATCTAGTATAA
- the accC gene encoding acetyl-CoA carboxylase biotin carboxylase subunit produces MFKKILIANRGEIALRVIRTCKEMGIKTVAVYSTADADSLHVKFADEAVCIGPAASSESYLKMSNVIAAAEITNADAIHPGYGFLSENAKFSKICEEHNIKFIGASEEMINRMGDKANAKATMIEAGVPCVPGSEGVIEDFEDCEKVALETGYPVMLKASAGGGGKGMRAVWKAEDLKEAWDSARQESKAAFGNDDMYMEKLIEEPRHIEIQIVGDSTGRACHLSERDCSIQRRHQKLTEEVPSPFMTKALRKKMGEAAVKASEYIKYEGAGTVEFLVDKHRNFYFMEMNTRIQVEHPITEQVIDFDLIREQILVAAGVPISGKNYLPQLHSIECRINAEDPYNNFRPSPGKITTLHAPGGHGVRLDTHVYAGYSIPPNYDSMIAKLITTAQTREEAIHKMKRALDEFVIEGIKTTIPFHRQLMDHPDYLAGNYTTKFMEDFVMKPKEEED; encoded by the coding sequence ATGTTCAAAAAAATATTAATTGCCAATAGAGGTGAAATTGCATTACGTGTAATTAGAACCTGTAAAGAAATGGGCATTAAAACAGTCGCTGTATATTCTACAGCAGATGCAGATAGCCTTCACGTGAAATTTGCAGACGAAGCCGTATGTATTGGTCCAGCAGCAAGTAGCGAGTCTTATTTAAAAATGTCTAATGTCATTGCAGCAGCAGAAATTACCAATGCAGATGCAATACATCCAGGATATGGATTTTTGTCTGAAAACGCTAAATTTTCTAAAATTTGTGAAGAGCATAATATAAAATTTATTGGTGCTTCCGAAGAAATGATTAATAGAATGGGAGACAAGGCGAATGCCAAAGCAACCATGATAGAAGCTGGAGTACCATGTGTCCCAGGAAGTGAAGGTGTAATAGAAGATTTTGAAGATTGCGAAAAAGTAGCCCTAGAAACTGGCTATCCAGTAATGCTTAAAGCATCTGCTGGTGGTGGTGGAAAAGGAATGCGTGCCGTATGGAAAGCCGAAGACCTTAAAGAAGCTTGGGATTCTGCAAGACAAGAATCTAAAGCAGCATTTGGAAATGATGATATGTATATGGAAAAGCTTATTGAAGAGCCTCGCCATATCGAAATTCAAATTGTAGGAGACTCTACTGGTCGTGCTTGTCACTTATCCGAAAGAGATTGCTCTATTCAACGTCGTCATCAAAAATTAACAGAAGAAGTTCCTTCTCCTTTTATGACCAAAGCGCTACGTAAAAAAATGGGTGAAGCTGCTGTTAAAGCATCCGAATACATTAAATACGAAGGTGCAGGAACCGTAGAATTTCTAGTGGATAAACACAGAAATTTCTACTTTATGGAAATGAATACGCGTATACAAGTAGAACATCCAATTACAGAACAAGTAATAGATTTTGATTTGATACGTGAGCAAATTCTTGTAGCTGCAGGAGTGCCAATTTCAGGTAAAAACTATTTACCACAATTACACTCTATAGAATGTCGTATTAATGCCGAAGATCCGTATAATAATTTTAGACCTTCGCCAGGAAAAATAACCACGTTACACGCTCCTGGAGGACACGGAGTACGTTTAGATACACACGTGTACGCAGGGTATAGCATTCCGCCAAACTACGATTCTATGATTGCAAAGTTAATTACAACTGCGCAAACTAGAGAAGAAGCTATTCATAAAATGAAACGTGCTTTAGACGAGTTCGTGATCGAGGGAATAAAAACAACCATTCCTTTTCATAGACAGTTAATGGATCATCCAGATTATTTAGCAGGAAATTATACGACTAAATTTATGGAAGATTTTGTAATGAAACCAAAAGAAGAAGAAGACTAA
- the accB gene encoding acetyl-CoA carboxylase biotin carboxyl carrier protein, which produces MDIKDIQNLIKFVAKSGASEVKLETDDIKITIKTGGDDKAETQTFVQQIPMGTMAQAPIAAPQPVADVTPAIPAVAEEDNSKYITIKSPIIGTLYRKPSPDKPVFVEVGQTINEGDVLCIIEAMKLFNEIESEVSGKIVKVLVDDSSPVEFDQPLFLVDPS; this is translated from the coding sequence ATGGATATTAAAGACATTCAAAACCTAATTAAATTTGTAGCCAAATCTGGTGCAAGTGAGGTGAAATTAGAAACTGACGATATTAAAATTACCATAAAAACCGGTGGAGACGATAAAGCAGAAACCCAAACATTTGTACAACAAATACCAATGGGTACTATGGCACAAGCGCCAATTGCTGCTCCACAACCGGTTGCAGATGTAACTCCTGCAATACCAGCTGTTGCAGAAGAAGACAACTCAAAATACATCACAATTAAGTCTCCTATTATTGGAACTTTATATAGAAAGCCTTCTCCAGACAAACCTGTTTTTGTTGAAGTAGGACAAACTATTAATGAAGGGGATGTTTTATGTATCATCGAAGCAATGAAACTTTTTAACGAAATAGAATCAGAAGTATCTGGTAAAATCGTAAAAGTTTTAGTCGATGATTCTTCTCCTGTAGAGTTTGATCAACCATTATTTTTAGTAGATCCATCATAA
- a CDS encoding beta-ketoacyl-ACP synthase III, whose amino-acid sequence MSKISAAITAVGKYVPEYVLTNQILETLVDTNDEWITSRTGIKERRILKEKGKGTSFLATEAAKDLINKANLDPKEIELVIVATATRDMQASATAVFVASQIGATNAFAYDLDAACSSFLYAASTASSFIECGKYKKVLVIGADMNSSMIDYTDRATCIIFGDGAGAVLFEPNTEGLGVLDEYLRSDGTGREFLQVAAGGSIEPATLETVKAKKHFVYQDGKTVFKWAVSNMADACVKILEKNNLTNDDVDWLAAHQANKRIIDATANRMDLDASKVMMNIEKYGNTTSATIPLLLNDYESQLKKGDKVILAAFGGGFTWGSMYLKWAYNS is encoded by the coding sequence ATGAGCAAAATCTCAGCAGCAATAACAGCTGTAGGTAAATATGTTCCAGAATATGTATTAACTAACCAAATATTGGAAACTTTAGTCGATACAAATGATGAATGGATAACTTCTAGAACAGGAATTAAGGAACGTAGAATATTAAAAGAAAAAGGCAAAGGCACCTCTTTTTTAGCAACGGAAGCTGCCAAAGATTTGATAAATAAAGCAAATCTAGACCCCAAAGAAATAGAATTAGTAATAGTAGCAACAGCTACAAGAGATATGCAAGCATCTGCAACAGCAGTATTTGTAGCTTCACAAATAGGAGCAACAAATGCTTTTGCTTATGATTTAGATGCTGCCTGCTCTAGTTTTTTATACGCAGCTTCTACAGCATCTAGTTTTATAGAATGTGGAAAGTATAAAAAGGTATTAGTAATAGGAGCAGATATGAACTCCTCTATGATAGATTATACAGATAGAGCGACTTGTATTATTTTTGGTGACGGGGCAGGAGCTGTACTTTTTGAGCCTAACACAGAAGGGTTAGGAGTTCTAGATGAATACTTACGAAGCGATGGCACCGGAAGAGAGTTTCTTCAAGTAGCAGCGGGAGGATCTATAGAGCCAGCAACCTTAGAAACCGTAAAAGCAAAAAAACACTTTGTATACCAAGATGGAAAAACAGTGTTTAAATGGGCTGTTTCTAATATGGCAGACGCTTGTGTGAAAATTTTAGAAAAAAACAATCTTACTAATGATGATGTAGATTGGTTAGCAGCACATCAAGCAAATAAAAGAATTATTGATGCTACTGCAAACAGAATGGATTTAGATGCTAGCAAAGTAATGATGAATATTGAAAAATATGGAAACACTACTTCAGCAACAATACCTTTATTATTAAACGATTACGAATCTCAACTAAAAAAAGGTGACAAAGTAATACTTGCAGCTTTTGGAGGAGGATTTACTTGGGGCTCCATGTATTTAAAATGGGCTTATAATTCTTAA
- the rpmF gene encoding 50S ribosomal protein L32 — MAHPKRKISKTRRDKRRTHYKAVAPQVATCPTTGEAHLYHRAHWFEGKLYHRGQVLIDNSQVEENLA, encoded by the coding sequence ATGGCACATCCTAAAAGAAAAATCTCAAAAACAAGAAGAGATAAAAGAAGAACACATTATAAAGCAGTTGCGCCACAAGTTGCTACATGCCCAACAACAGGTGAAGCTCACTTATACCATAGAGCACACTGGTTTGAAGGAAAATTATACCACAGAGGACAAGTTTTAATAGACAACTCACAAGTAGAAGAAAATTTAGCATAG
- a CDS encoding DUF177 domain-containing protein encodes MKHLKAFTIPFVGLKAGEHLFEYNIEQSFFEHFEYEDFNDSNIKVAVILNKKSTLLELNFKISGTINVNCDVTNEPYDQEIESDFDLVVKFGEEFNDEDMDILIISHGEYEINIQQYIYELIVLAVPNKRIHPGVEDGTLDSEILKKLEELSPKSAEEKENKEDIDPRWNTLKKLLTDK; translated from the coding sequence ATGAAGCATTTGAAAGCATTTACAATACCATTTGTAGGTTTAAAAGCAGGGGAACACCTTTTTGAGTATAATATTGAACAATCGTTCTTTGAACATTTTGAGTATGAAGATTTTAATGATTCAAACATTAAAGTAGCTGTTATTTTAAATAAAAAATCAACATTACTAGAATTGAATTTTAAAATTTCGGGAACTATAAACGTTAATTGCGATGTAACCAACGAACCGTATGATCAAGAAATTGAAAGTGATTTTGATTTGGTTGTTAAGTTTGGAGAGGAGTTCAATGACGAAGACATGGACATATTAATCATTTCGCATGGGGAATATGAAATAAATATACAACAGTATATTTATGAGCTTATTGTTTTAGCTGTTCCTAATAAACGAATCCATCCAGGAGTTGAAGATGGTACATTAGATTCAGAAATACTTAAAAAATTAGAAGAACTTAGCCCTAAATCGGCTGAAGAAAAAGAAAACAAAGAGGATATAGATCCTCGTTGGAATACACTTAAGAAACTATTAACGGATAAATAA
- the pdxA gene encoding 4-hydroxythreonine-4-phosphate dehydrogenase PdxA yields MKKEENIIVGISIGDLNGIGAEIVLKTFEDPRTLEFCTPVIFASVKTMTFLKNHFKVDVNLNGINSLDQILPQKINVFNVWNDHVKIQFGKEDFKIGEFAIKSLEAATSALKNGNIDVLVTAPINKHNIQSDTFKFPGHTNYLEQELEGNSLMLMVADKLRVGLLTDHVPVKDVATQITPKRIKEKIETIYTSLQKDFKIRKPKIAVLGINPHNGDNGVIGTEDDTVLRPTLEEIKKTGKLIYGPYAADSFFGSNNYTNFDAIIASYHDQGLIPFKTLSFGQGVNYTAGLNKIRTSPDHGTAFEIAGKNLADNSSFKEAVFKAIEIYKNRLEYDALTENPLKFNQKKI; encoded by the coding sequence ATGAAGAAAGAAGAAAATATAATTGTAGGTATCTCTATTGGAGACTTAAATGGTATAGGAGCAGAGATTGTACTAAAGACTTTTGAAGATCCTAGAACGCTAGAATTTTGTACTCCAGTTATTTTCGCATCCGTAAAAACAATGACTTTTTTAAAAAATCATTTTAAAGTAGATGTGAATTTAAACGGAATAAACAGCTTAGATCAAATACTTCCACAAAAAATTAATGTCTTTAATGTTTGGAATGATCATGTGAAAATTCAATTCGGTAAAGAAGATTTTAAAATAGGGGAGTTTGCTATAAAGTCTTTGGAAGCTGCTACAAGCGCTTTAAAAAACGGAAACATAGACGTATTAGTTACTGCTCCAATAAATAAGCATAACATACAGTCGGATACCTTTAAATTTCCTGGACACACTAATTATTTAGAACAAGAATTAGAAGGAAACAGTTTAATGTTAATGGTTGCCGACAAACTACGTGTTGGTTTATTAACAGATCATGTACCAGTAAAAGATGTCGCAACACAAATTACGCCGAAACGTATCAAAGAGAAAATAGAAACTATTTATACTTCGCTACAAAAAGACTTTAAAATTAGAAAGCCTAAAATAGCGGTATTAGGTATTAATCCGCACAATGGAGATAATGGTGTTATTGGTACGGAAGACGATACTGTTTTAAGGCCAACATTAGAAGAAATTAAAAAAACAGGGAAGTTAATTTACGGTCCTTACGCTGCAGATAGCTTTTTTGGTTCCAATAATTACACAAATTTTGATGCTATAATAGCTTCTTATCACGATCAAGGATTAATTCCTTTTAAAACACTTTCTTTCGGACAAGGTGTAAATTACACTGCAGGATTAAACAAAATAAGAACGTCTCCAGATCATGGAACCGCTTTTGAAATCGCAGGAAAGAACTTAGCAGACAACAGTTCTTTCAAGGAGGCAGTGTTTAAAGCTATTGAAATTTATAAGAATAGATTAGAGTATGATGCATTAACGGAAAACCCTCTAAAATTCAATCAAAAAAAGATATAA
- a CDS encoding riboflavin synthase: protein MFTGIIEELGEVKQLDQELDNLHITVQSNFTQELQIDQSVAHNGVCLTVVAINNNEYKVTAIKETLEKTNLNTIKAGDVVNLERAMKLGERLDGHIVQGHVDQTATCTHVENTSGSWLFTFKYDSGLNNITIEKGSITINGVSLTVVNSKKDAFSVAIIPYTYEHTNFKNFKIGTVVNLEFDVIGKYVARLVDLNKL from the coding sequence ATGTTTACTGGAATCATTGAGGAATTAGGAGAGGTAAAACAACTAGATCAAGAGCTTGATAATTTGCACATTACAGTGCAAAGTAATTTTACGCAAGAACTACAAATAGATCAGAGTGTAGCGCATAACGGCGTGTGTTTAACGGTTGTTGCTATTAACAATAACGAATATAAAGTAACAGCAATTAAAGAAACGCTAGAAAAAACAAATTTAAATACGATTAAGGCTGGCGATGTAGTAAATTTAGAAAGAGCGATGAAGCTAGGCGAACGATTAGATGGTCATATTGTACAAGGTCATGTAGATCAAACGGCTACTTGTACGCATGTTGAAAATACTTCGGGAAGTTGGTTATTTACTTTTAAATATGATAGTGGGTTAAATAATATCACTATTGAAAAAGGCTCCATTACTATTAACGGTGTAAGCTTAACAGTTGTAAACTCTAAAAAGGATGCATTTAGCGTAGCTATAATTCCGTATACTTATGAGCACACAAATTTCAAGAATTTTAAAATAGGTACAGTAGTAAATTTAGAATTTGATGTAATTGGAAAATATGTAGCTAGATTGGTAGACCTAAATAAACTTTAA
- the mce gene encoding methylmalonyl-CoA epimerase, with protein sequence MNKIEHIGIAVKDLEKANKLYAQLFGEPHYKVEEVASEGVKTSFFKVGENKIELLEATNQNSAIAKFIEKKGEGMHHIAFAVDNIEKEILRLKQEGFKIINEIPKQGADNKLVAFLHPKSTNGVLIELCQEII encoded by the coding sequence ATGAATAAAATTGAACACATAGGTATTGCTGTAAAAGACTTAGAAAAAGCAAATAAATTATATGCGCAACTTTTTGGTGAACCGCATTATAAAGTAGAAGAAGTCGCTAGTGAAGGCGTAAAGACCTCGTTTTTTAAAGTCGGCGAAAACAAAATTGAATTATTAGAAGCTACCAACCAAAATAGCGCAATCGCTAAGTTTATAGAAAAGAAAGGAGAAGGAATGCATCATATTGCTTTTGCTGTAGATAATATTGAAAAAGAAATTTTAAGATTAAAACAGGAAGGTTTTAAAATAATTAACGAAATTCCTAAACAAGGAGCAGACAACAAGTTAGTCGCTTTTTTACATCCAAAAAGTACGAATGGCGTCTTAATAGAGCTTTGTCAAGAAATTATTTAA
- the rbfA gene encoding 30S ribosome-binding factor RbfA, whose product MEETQRQKKIGSVLQRDIVDVLQKAASQGGMKGILISVSKVKVTIDLSVAKVYLSIFPNNKGKELLEGIKSNTPLIRHELAQRTRHQLRRMPNLEFFVDDSLEYIDKIEQSLKGKEDPINDPELLGKRKKQ is encoded by the coding sequence GTGGAAGAAACGCAAAGACAAAAAAAAATAGGTTCTGTATTACAACGAGATATAGTGGATGTGCTACAAAAAGCAGCATCACAAGGTGGTATGAAAGGAATACTTATTTCTGTTAGTAAAGTAAAAGTAACTATAGATCTTTCTGTTGCTAAAGTGTATTTAAGTATTTTTCCTAATAATAAAGGGAAAGAACTACTAGAAGGTATTAAATCGAATACGCCATTAATTAGACATGAATTAGCGCAACGTACTAGACATCAATTAAGACGTATGCCAAATTTAGAGTTCTTTGTAGATGATTCTTTAGAGTATATTGACAAGATTGAACAGTCTTTAAAAGGAAAAGAGGACCCTATTAACGATCCGGAACTTCTAGGGAAACGTAAAAAGCAATAA
- a CDS encoding FtsX-like permease family protein — MHFPLYIAKRYLHSKSSNNAINFITIIAAVGIVLGAASLFIVLSGFAGLKDFTLQFTSIVDPDLKAETAIGKSFFITDDELEKLDNLEDIVSYSKIIEDRVFIAFDEKNYPNAYIKGVDENYEKVNNIDSVIPLGSWLTQNTNQIVVGWGISSNLSFGVLDYGKRVSLYVMKPGKGQITSEKQIYNTFQAINVGIFDINEELNDKYVYAPFKFAKELLGYKDNQISAIEFKLKEGFNEEQARTNIQNILGDKVILKNRAQLNDALYKMLNTEYLAVYLIFTLVLIIALFNVIGSIIMMILDKKKTINTLFNLGATQKDIQNIFFYQGVLMTLLGGIIGLIIGVLLIFLQQTFAFIMITPSLPYPVALKAINVGIVFLTITVLGVIASKIASARITKNLVSN; from the coding sequence ATGCATTTCCCTTTATACATAGCGAAACGTTATTTGCATTCTAAAAGCAGTAACAATGCTATTAATTTTATTACCATAATTGCAGCTGTCGGAATCGTTCTTGGTGCCGCTTCTTTATTTATTGTACTATCTGGTTTTGCTGGTTTAAAAGACTTCACCTTACAATTTACTTCTATTGTCGATCCCGATTTAAAAGCAGAAACCGCCATAGGAAAATCTTTTTTTATTACGGATGACGAATTAGAAAAGCTAGATAATCTAGAAGATATTGTTTCGTATTCTAAAATTATTGAAGATCGTGTTTTTATCGCTTTTGATGAAAAAAACTACCCAAACGCATACATAAAAGGCGTAGATGAAAATTACGAAAAAGTAAATAACATAGACTCTGTAATTCCTTTAGGAAGCTGGCTTACACAAAACACCAACCAAATTGTAGTCGGTTGGGGAATTTCGAGCAACCTCTCTTTTGGTGTATTAGATTATGGTAAACGTGTTAGTTTATATGTAATGAAGCCTGGAAAAGGACAAATTACTTCCGAAAAACAAATATACAACACCTTTCAAGCCATTAATGTCGGTATTTTTGATATTAACGAAGAGCTAAACGACAAATACGTTTACGCACCTTTTAAATTTGCTAAAGAATTGTTAGGCTACAAAGACAATCAAATCTCTGCTATAGAATTTAAACTAAAAGAAGGTTTTAACGAAGAACAAGCAAGAACAAATATTCAAAATATTTTAGGTGATAAAGTGATTTTAAAAAATAGAGCACAATTAAATGATGCGCTTTATAAAATGCTAAACACCGAATATTTAGCCGTTTACCTCATATTCACTTTGGTATTAATCATCGCATTATTTAACGTTATTGGTTCTATAATTATGATGATTCTAGATAAAAAGAAGACCATAAACACCTTATTTAATCTTGGTGCAACCCAAAAAGATATTCAAAACATATTCTTTTATCAAGGGGTTTTAATGACTCTTTTAGGCGGTATTATTGGTTTAATTATTGGAGTACTTCTTATTTTTCTACAGCAAACATTCGCTTTCATAATGATAACACCTTCTTTACCTTATCCTGTTGCATTAAAAGCAATAAACGTAGGAATTGTGTTTTTAACCATTACCGTT